Part of the Molothrus aeneus isolate 106 chromosome 8, BPBGC_Maene_1.0, whole genome shotgun sequence genome is shown below.
AACAACTGCAATAAATGTGTCCACATACAATTAGTATTTACTTCCATAGAGTAtttgggctgcagctctccatgCCTGCAAAGCACAGGGGTAGTAATAGTAATCAGTACAGCAGAATCATTAGTAAGAATTCATCACAATACCATTAGTAAGACTACCCAGATGACACAATTTAAAGAACAGCAGTTAAATAGTAGTTTTGTCCTGTCTTTTGATTCATCTCTCTCTGCATGCTCCTAGCATATGAGGAAGCTGGTGTTCATTCCTCTCCAAAAATTAATGTGGAAGCTTTCCTTCATTTGGTACGACAGGGTCTCCTCCCTTTCCCATACTGGTCAATCACCTTTCCAACATTTCACTCTGCTACCCAGTGTCAAACAATCCTGTTCTCCTATGTCAATTTGCCCAGTGTCCAAACATTTTCCCAAAACATCATACTGCTTGCCAGCCACATATACCACTTCTGCTCACCCCACTTtacctctgcttttcctgtgatGCCAGAAAATGGGAGGGATggtctttttttctgaagtatttgATTCAGAGGTGAAATAAAGCCCTCTTTGTCTCCTTCTCTCTgtgtgggaaaaaacccaacagtgaAATGAGCAATGTGCACATTGCCACAAGTCCTCTCATCTGTGGTACCCTGCAAGGACCATGCCACCCACACCACCAGCCTCTCATCCAGCAGCAACCAGACAGGATCATTTACATTTGGAAATGACCTCCCAGATTGTCAAGTCCAAGCTTTGACTTAATGCCACCATAACCACTAAAccaaagtgccacatccactcaTTTTCTgcacactttcagggatggtgattccacaaCTTGTCACTGACTTTCTGAGCTCGTCACCCTCACACTGCTTTGTGATCCCTGAGGATCTCATCGTCCCTGTGGATGATGGCAGACCCAAAATGTCTCAGCAGACAGCAAGCTGGGCCCTTTGCCACACACGCAGGGGTTTTTCCATATCCATGCCatgccaggagcagggtggaGGCAGCCCATCTCCCCACCCTCATGATTCTGAGGGATCCCAGAGACCTTTGTGAAGTTTGATGGCAGCCTCGGGCACAGGGACCGTGGAGGTGGGCATCCCTTCCCCTCACCCCAGACAGtatgtgcccaggtgggcaaggcATCCTGGCCTCTctcaggaacagtgtggccagcaggaccagggaagtAAGTCATTGTCCTTCCACACTCGAGtttgtccagttctgggctcctcagttcAGGATGGACATTGAGGTACTGGAATTAGTTCAGGGAAGGGCAAAGAAACTGGGGAAGGGTCTGAAGCATgtgtcctgtgaggagtggctgagggcacaggggctgtttagcctggagaaaaagaggttCATGGAGGACCTTATCATTCTCTCTAGTTCCCTGGCAGAAGGCTGTAGCCAGACGGGGCTTagactctgctcccaggcaaccagcagCAGAAGACAACACAGTTTTGAGCTGTGACAGGGGAGGTTCGGGTTAGccattaggaagaatttcttcacagagagggtgattagacattggaatggactgcccagagaggtggtcgACTCAGcaccctggaggtgtttaaggaaaaaccggacatggcactcagtgtcATGGTCTGGTTGACACGGCGGTGTAAGGTCGAAGGTcggactcgatgatctcagaggtctttccAATCCAAGTGATCCTGTGACTGATTCACTTCCTTGCCCGGAGTTGCCCGCAGAAGCGGGGCTGGCTCGGGGCCCGGCAGCGGCCCGCTCGCAGCTCGGCACTGTCGCGCCCTACCCGCGTCCCGCGCCGCCCgcagcccggggccggcacAAGCGGCCCGGACGGGCCGGAACGCGGCGCTCCCGGCAGGCAGCGCCAGGGAccgggcggagcggagcggagcggagcggggcgggcagAGCCGGGCCGAGCGGCGTGCGGGGGTGGCGGCCCCTGCAGGACACCCGGAGCCTCAGCAGCCGCCGCCGCGCAGCCGGCGGTGTCAGTGCCACGGTGTCCGCCGGGGAGCGAGAGGCAGCGCCGGCGCCCGCCCGCCCGATCCCCGCGGCCAGGCCCCCGCATGCAGCCCTCACCctggagcggcggcggcggcggatcGAGGAGCTCTCGAGGTCCTCCCGGCAGCGGCTGCTGCAGTCGCGGGACAGGATGTTCTCCAAGTTCACCTCCATCCTGCAGCACGCCGTGGAGGCGGTAAGGCCGCCGGCGGGCCCGGCCACGCCACGCCGGGGATGCGATCCGGGCCTAGCACCGAACGCGGGCCGGGGGCTCGGACCGGGCCCGGCGCCCCTTCCCCGCTGTCccccggcgctgctgccggcgGGGCCCCGCAGGGCGAGCATCCGCTCCCGGCTCAGCCCTGCcgtgagctggggagggggaggccGAGCTGCCCGGGCGGGCCCCGGAGGGAGCACGGGAAGGGAACGAATCGCCCCAGCGCGGCCCTGGAGAGCCGGGGGCGCCGGGGGAGAAGGGAGCGGCTGCAGCCCGGgcggccctggcacagcctccgGCTGTCACCGTCGGGCACTGCCGGCTCCGGTGCCCCGAGCCGGGCCTGAGGGCAGCCCTGACCGGCCCTCACCCGGCCGTTGCCCGGCCCTTCCAGCGAGACAGACAATAAAAGGAGAGGAATCAGGAAACTCCCCAGCGTTTCCATCTCGTCGTGACCAGCAGACAATAGTCGCCGTCACCGGTGCTTTTGCGGGATGTTGTCAGTTTCAAAGCGCCGCTTTCCATCCCTGGTTTATTTTGTAATTGTGCCTGGGGGTCAGGTTTGCCGGGGGACGCGGGGCTGTGCGTGCAGCGAGGTTCCCTGGGCAGAGGAAACGGGGCCTGTTCGCGAGCTGCCATTGCTGAAGGCCGCGTTCGGCACTGCCTGGCCACaccatttatttttgcttttcactgAGGTGGGGTCTTGGTAGTAATTCCCTGCCTTTCAATGCCTCTCCCAATAAACCAGCACACCCAGGAGATTTGAGCGTGAAGAGGTGATAAAAATTGGCAGGGAAATACTGAAGTGAAGGTAGAATGTGTTGAAGACAAAAATGTTCAAATGGTTGAAAAAAGAGCCTGCAGGCCAAATCCAAGCAATTTAAATAAGAGCCTGCATGCCAAATCCTGCCTCATCTGAGGGGCAGCCTTTGTACATTAATGTATGCTCCGATGCTGCACTTGAGCATATGTCTGTCTTTATATGAGCCTGTAGTTCTGCAGGAGTATTCAGGTTTAAAACTCAAGCATTTATCCATTAATTGCAGGTTCctagtttgcttttttaatggtGTAGTGGCATTTGGaaggaaatgttttaaataacGATGAAGCGTTTTACTTGGAAACATTCAGACCACATGAATGCCTTCAATAGTCAGTGCTTTCATTGGAGAGGAAACAGAAATTAGTGCCTGCCTGACTAAAGAAAGTTTGTTGTGGTGAGCTGTGCCACATTTTGAATAACAGAAATAAGAGTGGATGACTGAGGGGTGCAGGAGTGGAGGAGAAGGTATTCTTTCAGGCCTACCAATTCAAGAGATCTAATAGAAGTTATTATTAGGAGAGTGTTACGTTATTGATGTGtgcaaaaaatgaacaaaaagaaCTGCATTTAGTTGAGATCCagtaaaaattaggaaaaacaaaTGAGCTGAATGGAACAAAAGAGTAGAGATAGTAGGAACTAGGTGCTCTTTTCTgattgaaaaaacccaaacgaaaatacagaaatatattgATACCATTATTTTGCAAGTGAGCGCTGTCCAACAACATGCTGTTTGTCCTTGCTCAACTCTGGTGTCCCTTTTAGCCTCATCCTGCTACTATCACCCTGGTGGATCTGATAAATACTGCACTATTGCATTTATGGGATTGTGACAAATACTAGGAACGAAACATGGAATTGCAACAGCAGGAAGATactaaaaatgtttctttgtaAGTTTGACCCACTAATGCAAAGACAGAACtgagaaatataaatttttgaCCAGTTTGGTGGCTGTATGTGGCTTTGTTTCATTCTCTCTGTAGTAATAAGGTGTGGTCTGCTTAGCTTTGCTGTGGGGAAGTTGTTTACAACAACTGTTGTAAATACTAAACATTAGCTCAGTCCACTTTGGTGCTGCCTGTTTTCAGAACCAAGAGAATTTGGAACATCATTTTTGCTTGCTGTTTTTGCTAAGGTGATCAGCCTCAATTGGATTCTTAACCCTGAATATCAGCAACAGAACTAGTAATTAAGATAACAGTTCTCAAAAGTTTTGGGTGCCTACCCCAGAGTAGGTAGAGTTGCAACTGTAGAGTTTTCAGCTGAGCTGGACACTTAAATACACTTGAAGAGCCTGGCTTTAGCTCTCACGGGTGAGACTTCCTTAAACCAGAAAGGTCTGGGTAGCCTTTCTGCCCTGCCCTTTCTCCTGCACATCACTTCTGTaatgctgctgccctgcctcagGGCCCACAGGCCGGCAGACTTCAGAGAGTGCATTTAAACAGTAAGGGTTCCTGTGCTCTTAGATAATCGTTGTTATCTTACCCTCAATGTGCCATACCTCTGAACTCTGACAGGAGCTCCAAAGGTTGACAGTCTGATAGACATAGCAGTATTTGCCTTTTACTTGTTGTCAGTGTATCACTCTTGGACTGACTGCCCTTGTGACAGGACTGTGCTTGAAGCAAGCATAAGGGATCAGTTGCTTTTTACTAAGGTTTTTTCCTTACcaagtttttttccccagagaggttgtggtgGTGTTCAAGATGGATGTTTAAGCCTGGATGGGGCTTAAAACAATATGGCCTAATAGAAAatgtcctgcccatggcagtggggttggAGCTAGGTGGtcttttaaggtcccttccaacccaaacctgtcTATGATCCTATGATTCTCCTTGAGTAACTCAAAACTTTTGGTCTTTTCTGACTAAATTGCCCAAGTGTTTGAAACCATATTCCTGATTTTCATTACCATTGGATGCTGGGTTTTTGCCACCTCTTCTCTAATGTCAATCCTGCCAATATTTTAGATACTTTTCACTTTTTGGATTTCTCTGCAGCATCCAGATGAGCAAGCACCACTGTGTTACCCTGCcaacagagcatccttaaattCGGTTGGATGTGTTATTGAGAGTGGTGGATAGGACTGCTGTCTTTGTTCTGTTACTTCAGGGCAGAATACAAATGCTGTTGCTTCATGGGGTTCATATTATTAAATCTGTGACAGTTTATATATGGCTTGTCCTCAAGATGTTTTCTCTTTGCTATGCATTTCTGATATCCTTTCATCGCAAAGGGCTACCCATGAGCACTACATTGTCAGCAACAATAAAATGTAGTATACAATAACAAAGCAGCAAGTTAGACTTATTTTGCTCTTATTTTGTGCTTTTCACTCATGTTTCCTAGACAAAATAGCTTGTCTGTGAAGTGGCCACTCAGTGTTCAAAGGACTTTCATTTGTGTTTGATTTGGGCTTTTGGATGTTTCACCTCAATAGTCAGTCCAAGGGATGTTCTTGAGCTTGTGTACCTTGcaggaaaaatacaattttgatTGGCTTGAATTTTGCAATTTGCTGTCAAACAGGAATATTTGCACCATGCAATGGAATGAATGAAGATTTTGGTGTCTGCTGCATATTCTTAAGACCCCCCTCTCTAGCAGCCTGTTGTTCTACTCTGACACTGGTACATTACTGTACTTTCAAGTAGCTTCTGTTTATATTTTGAAGCAAAACTCAGCTTTGAAAGAAACCAAATCACTTGGTACAGGCAGTGCTCCAAAATCATGACCTGCATAACTGATTAGAACAGAATTTATTCCTCTTGAACCCACTTTATTGGATGTAATGACCTTACATTACTTGTTGTTTTAATGTTGTGCTGGTATTAACAAATTAGATGACAAAATTTAATGCATGACTTGCAAGCATGTTCAGTCTTAATTTTATATGTGAGAGCAGTGGCCATTATAAACTCTGTGCATTCATCAACTGAAGATCAAGTAAACCTTGAAGCATTATTCTTTTTTCACATGTTCTCTCAGACCATTCACACTGGTACAGTAGTAAGAGTGAAGAAAAACATCAAGTGAGTGTCAGTCAGGGCAGTGTGCATGCACTtccccttcctttctctttgacCCAGTTTTCTACTCTTTTTTTGACTCTGGCATCTGACCAGACAGTacctgttatttttttatacagtgttctctttcttttgtgAATTTGCCCTAAAGATATTGAAGCATATCACCAGCTTCTGATGTTTCCATCCTTTCCAGTATTGAATTGCACTTCTGAAAAGCATACATGAAAAATATGACAATGATTTTTACATGCACAAAAGATTTGCTGTTAAATACTGCATATATATAAGTTTTTTTGCTctttatgttatttttttcctgcctaaACACAAATTCTATATGCTTTGGAAGACAACATGGAATTGTATTTTGGACAGGTTTTGTCATGAGCAGACTGTACATCTGGTCAAAGATCTGTAGCTCTCCTGAGAGCCGCACTGTCCCAGAAAGGAGTGGGGTTTGATTATTTGTTACATATTATCACCAGAAGGATAAGGCAGCCTGTGTTAGGTTCAGCTCACTCCCAGGAAGCCCAACTGCATGGGCACCACATGGAAGATCTTGCTAATCAGTGGCTGCTCCAGTGGGCTGCACTTCAGTGGTGTTCAGTGGATTTTAGCTATGTCATATACCAATACCTACACTGCAGGCTTGAAGAtcatgtttgggttttttttttcccccagcaaaGGAGAACTTCATTTGAGATTAGGAATCACTAAGAACATACTTAATTACATCAGGATTAAttacagagtcacagaatattgtgtgttggaagggacccacagggaccaTCAAGTTCAATTCTTAAATGAATGCCCCATACTGGGATCAAACCCACAACCTTGGTGTTACAGCACCATGCCCTAGGCAGCTGGTGTATGGTGAgaaataactgcattttttaGGTAACTCCTTCAAATTAGACAAGTAGCAGGAATTAATGGCCTTCACAAGGAATTCTGGTTGGCTTCAGAATCTCCATACAAGTACTTATACAATAGAGTGGTTATTGAGGCTGGCAGCTGTAACATGTATTCCATCTCAGCTGATAGATAATAATTCATCTTAAAATAGGAACTATAACCTCATACCAGTACTACCTGTCCTAGTAGGGTTAAAGCATGTCAGCCAAGTGTTACAGGTTCCTAATGCTTTCCAGTGCTTGGCTTTGTATACATATGAGCTGGTATCTTGGTCTTGGTCTTGACCTTGCTTTCGTATCTGAATAACTAAGTTAGGAGGATTGCTTGGggttctttttttgctttatttatgtttgtttgtttgcttgttttcttgtggtttttgttggtttttttgatCAGTAAACACCTacctcaaaataattttgttgggGTTACATCTCCAGTTGGTGGCAATGCTGATGGTGTGTTCCCAATAGACTGCACTACCCAGGTGCACACACATGCTAATGTTATCTCTGCCATGTCTGGCTTGCAGTCCTGATGAGAGGAGACTCTGAAATCACTGGGTGTTTTAATTTGAAAGGGCAGGACCTGtccctgaattattttttcacctCTGTGAAGAGTCCCTAGAGGTATTTGTTGGGAGGGAGAATGTCTATATCCACAGTTCTCTCCCATGGTGGATAAATTATTGACAGTGCTGAGAAGTGAAATCCttttcctggcactgctcagagGCACTGAATTCATCTTGAGGCAGATGAGACGAGAAGAAGTGGAGAGGAAAATCACATCAGCCAAGGATAAATCTTTAATGTTATCTATCATGTGTTACTTGGAAATAGAGTGGTCTGGGAGGCCTGTATTCCTCAAAAGTTGTCCCTGGGTTATTCATCAGCTGGCGATGAGGTTTtgatacagcttttttttttccagaaatgatCATTACATTGCTTGAAATACACATCTAGTGCAGCTAGTGTGACATACAGAGCATGATACACAAGAACATGTGCTCAATCTTCAGTTTGTTTGGttatttctctgaatttcaATAACCTAGTAAATGTCACAGTCAAATAAACTGGTTTTGTGCAGTGTGGGGTGTTCAGATACTCGGTGGTAGCTGCTGTGCTAAtgtgctgctctgagtgccCAGCCATGGAACTCGGGGAGTGCACAGCCTCTCAGGGAGAGGATAAGCACTGTCAGTTTCATTTCCTGCTTGCCATTTCCAAGGGCACATTTCCAGCCGGGATGGAGGCAGAGATAGTTGCCAAGCACCACTCTTTTTCCAGAGTCTTGCATTCCAAAGTCCTGTGTGCAAAGGGCCGTTAGCAATTAGCGTTGCATTTATCTTGGCATGGCATATTTGTCATATACTGGGCTTTACAACTTTACCAAGATAAATTTAAGTGTCATTAAATTCAAGGCAAAGAAAAGACTGATGTGGAAAACATCCAGGACTTTTTCAAAGAAACCAACACTAGCCAGTAAAGACCATATGAGCCTATATTGTACCAGACTATATATGAACCCTGAGCCCTTGTTTGCCCAAGAACTGAGACAGCATAGCACATTTTAGACCCTCTGGGGAGAGACTAGAGGAGTTCAGAGTTATTGGTCTCAAATGTGTtatctgcagctcctggggagaaAACTTCCTTCAGTTAACCTTTCTCTGTGTGGTTAACTGACCCCTGGCACAGGTTCCTGGacaggctgtggagtctccatcctttgATATattcaaaagccatctggacaTGCTCCTGAGCAGCCAGCTCTAGGTGACTCTGCTGTAGCAGGGGGGCTAAACTGGATggtctccagaggtcccttccaacttcaGCCCCTCTGAAATTTTGTGAAGGACTGGACTCTATGTCCTGTCAGGATGGTTCAGCTCCTCACCCTTCCAAAACAGACACTCCAGTTTATACTTGGGATTCTTTCTGTTTGCCCACAAGGCTCATCACTGCCATCCTATCAAATGATTATCCCCTATTTCAGGATGGCCTGTAAAAGAGTGACTTGAGGACTTGATGGTCCAAAAAAAACTAAAGCCTCAAGCAGGTAGGATTGGGCCTGAATAACAACAGATCCTCACCGTAACCTATTGAATGGTTGGGATTTTCCCTATAGGATTCCTGATTTTACCAGCTCAGAACATTCAGGGGCACAAATTCAGTGCTTGTCTCAGCTCTCACTTTGAGAGCAGAGTGGTGAAATGATTGTGGTCCTTTTGTCacaggctgcctgtggtgtgATGGGCCACAGGCCACCTTTGTCTCAGTGGGGAAGGAGCAGTGCTGATGGTGGCTGCCTGGGGGgctgtgtttccttcttgcacCCAGCCAGCCATCCCAAACTCCTCCAGGAAAGAAGAAACTTCCTTTtcttgcagaaataaaataagaaacatatttacttaaaaaaaaaaaaaagaacaactcACCAAGCTCTGGGTATGggcctaaaaaaaaaagcaaaacaaaaatttgcaaaaaaaaccaacaacaaaccCAACCGAAAACCTGAACAAAGatcttttaaaagaagttgTAGCTAACAGGAAAAAAGGCATGGTAAAAACTGAATAAAGCAACTAATTGGTATTTTTAAGGGAGCAGACGGAGAGCAGAGAACAGAGTgtacagaaaaggaagaagacaTCAAGAGCAGACGTAAAAGAACATGATTTTTTCGTACAGGACAAAATTGTGGTCTAAACAATACAAGCATACATTTCTAGTGTTGCTTTGCTGTAGGAGCAATTGCTTTTGTTGCTTCAAATAGATTGTCTGGTGATAGAGACATCACAGAGATTATTACTGATGTTTACAAGCAGGCAGTGTGGCGTGGGGCTCACCACGAATAATGAATGTAGTCCGTGTTAAAAGTAAAAGAGCAGAGAGTAACAATTGTAGCAGCATCTACAGCACTTTACTTCCAAGTATAAGCTAAAACTGAATTTAATCTCTGAGCAAGTATGTTCATTCCATTTCTAATTGGGTTTTGTTGTCTTTGTTTCCCCACAGCTCGCACCTTCCCTTCCATTACAAGAAGATTTTGTTTACCACTGGAAAGCAATCACCCATTACTACATAGAGACctcaggtaaaagaaaaaagcactcTGGGTTTGTCTTTTTATTGTGGAAACAAGAATTCacaatttcagtgtttttaaaaagtagagaTCAATAAATGCTAATATGAATCATGTATTTAATCAAAATATCAACAATAActagtaatttaaaatatcGTGTACTTCCATCTGTAGAAGTAGGCATGAAAAATGGTTGAAGTCTTGTTTCCTGAGTACCATGTAGAGAACTGCACCTTTTTACATCTGACCCAGTTTCTGCCTTCACATACTCTGTTTAATCTAAACAGacagctgcagaaatgcagtCCCTGCTgttaacatttttattgctttgcatcagggattttctttttcttcgcAAGATTTtaacaaaagtaattttgtgGTCATAGATTTTACCAGACACAGATGGATTCCATGTGCTCAGTATTAGTTATTTGTGCTTTAATGTCTTGTCTCAGTGTAAAGTATTTTGATAGCACAGACAACAAGTTTTATTAAACCTTACTCAGACGTTACACTGCTCTTGTTAAAAATAGATATTATGATGAAATATGGCTGtagttgctttttttaaaactcctccctggtttggtttttccccccaaCAATTATGCAGCctgtaaatttttaattttggacCTAGTTATGAAACagttatgttttaaaaatgaatgttgCCATGCTTTCCTCAAGCCTATTAGTTCTGACCTTCTGCTGGAAGAGCTGTTGagtctgtgtttgtgtctgATGATCTTGTTTGTATCAATATTTACTCGTAAAACTGCAACGTGACCCTTGGTTCCAAATACCCATCTTTTGGAACACTATGTGATGTTTCCAAAGGTGGAAATGACAGGGTGGCAGGGAAAACTGACACCTGCAATGACGTGGTGCAGAATAAAAGCTGACCTCTCTcccagagtttcagaagtgtttTGAAAAAGAAGTTTCCACTCAGTGGGTATATTTCTGTCCTCTGCAGTAGGAGCAGAATTATGTGTAGGAAATTCAAGCAAAACACTCCAGGCCAACTGGAGCTTGTGGCAGAGAACAAAATCATTCTGACATGGCAGTTTCCCTGTGTGATCTTGTTGCCAGTTGCATGCAAGTGACAAGTTATTTTTAGATTATTGCATAAACGGTAGTAACCATTTCCCTAGGATAGTTGTTCATGTAgaattcagctgaaaaaaataaaagaggaaaatcttCACGTGTGGATATGTTTTGCAATATGTGAATACCAGCTCCTACTTCCAGTGGCATAAATCCACTGCAGTTTCATGactttaatataataaaatcaACATGTTACCCTTTCCTTCATAAAGTTTGAAAGAATTCAATTTTAATGCAGAAAgtacaaaagagaaatttaaaagcttttggaGAATAAACAGCACAGAGAGTTTGAATTATCTTTGTTGTTATCAACAGAAAAGCCATTTATTTAGTTAACTAGTTTAGAGGAACTGATTAGCTGCAAATTAGGCTGATGTTAGAAGCCAGATTTGAGAATATTGTATGAAGGGTCAAAGAGGAAGTTATCAAGACCTAGTGCATCCTAAACGGAAGATTGAGAGTTGTACCTTTCTCTCACTTGACTTGCTCTCTGGCAgtagaaattttccttttctgactGTGTAATTACTGCATGTTTTGAATTCTGGcacttccccttttccccattgCAAGGTCAGATACCTGCCCAATTCATATTCCAGTGTACATGTTCAGATACAGCTCTGAAAGTTTTCTTTAAGACATGTTAAAAACCTGCACTCTATATAAAGTTCTTTAAGTAGATGTCATGTTTATAAGTCTTAAATATGGAACTGAACTTAAACATGAGggcaattttaaaatcattctTAATTGcctatttcttttatttagatGACAAAGCTCCTGTGACTGATACGAACATTCCCTCTCACCTGGAACAGATGTTGGATATTCTAGTTCAAGAAGAGAATGAGAGGGAATCGGGTGAAACAGGACCATGCATGGAATATTTGCTACATCACAAGATTTTGGAGACACTCTACACACTGGGAAAAGCTGATGTATGTATCTCTCAGCAGAACAGATTATCTCTTGTGTGAGCTCTTAGTTGTGATAGAGACTGAAGTTCTACAGTAGGTGGTAGTGTGGGACACTGAACTATAGCAAAGAGCTGCTTGCTTTATTACAAATATACCAACATACATTACCAGCATATTACAAATAACAGCCTTTTACAGGTGTGATCAGGGTGAGACAACCCCTGAGGTGCTGGCAGGGGTGAGACTCACCACTCTGATAATGCTGATGGTGAAACTCTAGAAGTaggagaaacatttttcttcagccTAGAGTTTTTCTGGCTACTGCAAGACAGTATTATCCCTCTCAG
Proteins encoded:
- the LOC136559300 gene encoding uncharacterized protein — encoded protein: MEVNLENILSRDCSSRCREDLESSSIRRRRRSRREGDKEGFISPLNQILQKKRPSLPFSGITGKAEAWRAAAQILYGSKY